A window of Lacibacter sediminis contains these coding sequences:
- a CDS encoding LutC/YkgG family protein, with product MSARETILKAITANKPTLVDLPAIDLADVIQYTDLLQQYKTVLQSIGGGTVELQDLNSLKEELEIKKANGDFVVNRVASLGEVEDSIEHLTATDLAAVDTAYLQGTIAVAENGAIWLYESQMGNRLLPFICQHLVIVIEKKKIVPTMHHAYQQIENAKEGFGVFLAGPSKTADIEQSLVIGAHGARSLIVYIVG from the coding sequence ATGAGTGCAAGAGAAACGATATTAAAAGCCATTACGGCAAATAAACCAACATTGGTTGATCTGCCTGCAATTGATTTGGCAGATGTGATTCAATACACTGATCTGTTACAACAATACAAAACAGTCTTGCAAAGTATTGGTGGTGGTACGGTTGAATTACAAGACCTCAACTCATTAAAAGAAGAACTGGAAATAAAAAAAGCAAATGGTGATTTTGTAGTGAACAGGGTTGCTTCATTAGGAGAGGTTGAAGATTCGATTGAACACTTAACTGCAACTGATCTTGCTGCTGTTGATACAGCTTATTTGCAAGGAACCATTGCTGTAGCTGAGAATGGCGCTATCTGGCTATACGAAAGCCAGATGGGAAATCGCCTGCTGCCATTTATTTGCCAGCATTTAGTGATTGTGATTGAAAAGAAAAAAATTGTTCCCACCATGCATCACGCTTATCAGCAAATTGAAAATGCAAAAGAAGGCTTTGGTGTTTTCCTGGCTGGTCCTTCTAAAACAGCCGACATTGAACAATCGTTGGTGATCGGTGCACATGGCGCAAGAAGTTTGATCGTTTACATTGTTGGATGA
- a CDS encoding glycoside hydrolase family 97 protein — protein sequence MRVLIAFLFLSFFHTSAVAQVGITSPDKKITVQVSVNNEGAIKYSVRYMEQEVLRSSSLGLTTSTVDFSKGNNLLRATPVQQVNDTYMMVYAKKKQSNYTANKRTVQFKNKNDEALDIIFQVSNDAVSFRYQFKAKNNFSDNITNELTSFHFPSTAKAWLQPMQVSKTGWEQTNPAYEEHYVQDMPVGTKSPSAAGWVYPALFHSNDAWALITEASLETSDCATRLKAESPDGEYSIGYPDPREIITGKGLLPTFQSTYTSPWRIITIGSLATIIESTAGTDMAKPSTIKNNSFIIPGKSSWSWINSKDDFIVYDEQKKYIDFAAAMNWQYCLIDADWDRKIGYEKIKELADYAKTKNVGLLLWYNSAGDWNTVKYTPRNFLLTTESRAKEFQRLKDMGIKGVKIDFFAGDGQSVIAYYLDILKDAAKYELLVNFHGATLPRGWARTYPHLMTTEAVRGFEMITFEQADANKEATHCTMLPFTRNAFDPMDFTPMNLYKIQTRVQRKTTSAFELATSVLFLSGIQHFAESPAGMQQVPAKIQQFLKDLPTTWDDVKFIDGFPGKYIVIARKYKNKWYIAGINGEQTEKQLTLNLAAFGKRGTLTTDGETALSFSEKAITTKKKLDISMQAAGGFVIVLE from the coding sequence ATGCGTGTTTTGATTGCTTTTCTTTTTCTCTCTTTTTTCCACACAAGTGCAGTTGCACAGGTAGGTATCACAAGTCCTGATAAAAAAATTACCGTGCAGGTTTCTGTAAATAACGAAGGTGCTATTAAATACAGCGTACGATACATGGAGCAGGAAGTGCTTCGTTCCTCTTCATTAGGACTCACCACGTCAACCGTTGATTTTTCAAAAGGGAATAACCTGTTGCGTGCAACACCTGTGCAACAGGTGAACGATACTTACATGATGGTTTATGCCAAGAAAAAACAAAGCAATTACACTGCTAATAAACGCACAGTACAATTTAAAAATAAGAATGATGAAGCTTTGGATATTATTTTCCAGGTATCGAATGATGCAGTGTCATTCCGTTACCAGTTTAAAGCAAAAAATAATTTTAGCGATAACATCACCAATGAATTAACAAGTTTTCATTTTCCTTCAACAGCAAAAGCATGGTTACAACCCATGCAGGTTTCTAAAACAGGATGGGAGCAAACCAATCCTGCATATGAAGAGCATTACGTACAGGATATGCCCGTTGGTACAAAATCACCATCTGCTGCAGGTTGGGTATACCCGGCGTTATTTCACAGCAATGATGCGTGGGCATTAATTACGGAAGCTTCATTGGAAACAAGTGACTGTGCCACACGATTAAAAGCCGAATCACCTGATGGTGAATACAGCATCGGCTATCCCGACCCTCGTGAGATCATTACCGGTAAAGGACTGTTGCCCACATTTCAATCAACCTATACTTCTCCGTGGCGCATCATCACCATTGGCAGTCTTGCAACCATCATCGAATCAACTGCAGGAACTGACATGGCTAAACCATCAACAATAAAGAACAACTCCTTTATCATTCCCGGCAAATCTTCATGGAGCTGGATCAATTCCAAAGATGATTTCATTGTGTATGATGAACAGAAAAAATATATCGACTTTGCGGCTGCTATGAATTGGCAATATTGTTTAATTGACGCCGATTGGGACAGAAAGATCGGGTACGAAAAAATTAAAGAACTGGCTGATTATGCCAAGACAAAGAATGTGGGTTTACTGTTATGGTATAACTCAGCAGGCGATTGGAATACGGTAAAATATACACCACGAAATTTCCTGCTCACAACAGAAAGCCGTGCAAAGGAATTTCAACGTTTAAAAGACATGGGTATCAAAGGAGTAAAGATCGATTTCTTTGCAGGCGATGGACAATCGGTGATAGCGTATTATTTAGACATTTTAAAAGATGCTGCGAAATATGAGTTGCTGGTAAATTTTCATGGAGCAACGTTGCCGAGAGGATGGGCTCGCACTTATCCGCATTTAATGACAACCGAAGCTGTGCGTGGTTTTGAAATGATCACATTTGAACAAGCCGATGCAAATAAGGAAGCCACACATTGTACTATGCTTCCATTCACCCGTAATGCATTCGATCCAATGGATTTTACTCCGATGAATCTTTATAAAATTCAAACCAGGGTGCAGCGTAAAACAACATCGGCTTTTGAATTAGCAACATCGGTTTTATTTCTTTCAGGCATTCAACACTTCGCCGAATCACCTGCCGGCATGCAACAGGTGCCTGCAAAAATTCAGCAGTTTCTGAAAGATTTGCCAACCACTTGGGATGATGTAAAATTCATCGATGGTTTTCCGGGCAAGTATATAGTGATTGCACGTAAGTATAAAAACAAATGGTACATCGCCGGCATTAATGGTGAGCAAACAGAAAAACAACTTACACTTAACCTCGCCGCATTTGGCAAAAGAGGAACCTTG